The following DNA comes from Gopherus flavomarginatus isolate rGopFla2 chromosome 5, rGopFla2.mat.asm, whole genome shotgun sequence.
CATTAACTCAGGAGACGAAAGCTCCTTTTCAATCTCTGCCCATTTTTCCAAACCCCAAGATCCACGAAGAAATAAAACATTGAATTCAATTTGTGGAGCCTGAGAGGATGGGAGGTGCAGTGAACCAACGGCTTGGGAGAAACCAGGGCCTCCAAAGTGCAGTCATGACTCCAGTCATCTCTGTCCCACCTGCAGCCCATTATGCCCACAATAGAATGTTTCGGTACCTCTTGAGGACCATACAAATTATTTTAACAAACCCAGCACCTAAACTCATGTCTGCTTAGTGAAGAGGTGGGAACATTTCAGAGTGGGAGCAAGTTCTCTCTCTTTTACAGCTTTGGGAACAGGGTGAAGGAAGAATGAAGAGGTTCCCTCCATCAAACACCAGGGTCAGGAGTCTCTATTCTGAGTGGGTGCTCTGGTGTTTAGTAAGATATGATGAGCGAGCAAAGCGCTTCCCACACTGAGCACAGGAATATGGTCGCTCTCCTGAGTGGGTTCTCTGATGCTGAGTAAGAGATGATGAGCGAGCAAAGTGCTTCCCACACTGAATACAGGAATATGGTCGCTCTCCAGAATGGGTTTTCAGATGTTCAGTGAGAGATGACGAGTGAGCAAAGCACTTCCCACACTGAGTGCAGGGATAGGGTCGCTCTCCTGAATGGATTCTCTGGTGGTTGGTGAGGCCTGACGATTGGGTGaaacttttcccgcactcagtgcagcaatagggtttctctccagtgtggattctctggtggCGAGTGAGATGATGTATATAGACAAAGCCTTTTCCACAGTCAGAGCAGCGATGGAGTTTCCCAGTGTGCACTCTCTGGTGTTTAAAAAGACTGTTTGAATGACGAAatattttcccacactcagcacagcgATGGAGTCTCTCTGTACTATGGGTTTCCTGGTGTCTCCTGAGACTTTGAAGGAGACTGAATTTTTTCCCACACTTAGCACAGCaatggggctgctccccagtgtggaTCATCTGATGTCTGATCAGATGCTCTCGTAGGCAGAACTTTTTCCCACACTCGTGGCACAAGAAGGGTCTCTCTTCGCTGTGGATTTTCTGGTGCCTAGTAAGATTTGATGTAAGTTTGAAGCCTTTCCCACATTGGTTACAGCGATGGGGTCTCTTTTCTGAGTGGATTCTTTGGTGATTACGCAATGTTGACGAATCCATAAATTGATTTCCACACTCAGTGCAggcatagggtctctctcctgagtGGATTCTCTTGTGGATGGTAAAAGCTGATAAGTATAAGAATCTTTTTCCACACTCAGCGCAGTGatagggtctctctccagtgtggattctctggtgaaCAATGAGATTCGATAACTGGTGGAATATCTTCCCACATTCAGAACAGGGATGGTCTCTCTTCTTTCTGTGAGCTTTCCCATGTGCTCTGAACTCCTTCTTTCTCCTAAAGCTCTCCCCACACTCGCTACAGTGATATAGTTCCTTTTTCCTATGAACCATCCAGTGGTGACTTATCAGGTCTCTCTGCACTTTGAATTCTTCCCTGCACACACGGCAGCTATATAGGCTCTTTCTGAACTCTGCTTTGCCCTTTgcaggctttggatctggcctggaTCTCCTCTGATGGCCTCTTGAGGTTGCTGGCTCCTTCCTGGTCAGATTTTTCCTCTGCCTTTGTGGCCTCCCCTGCCTCTTGTGATGTCTTCCCCGCTTAGATTTCTTGGAATGGTTCTTCCCTGATGTCCCTGGGAAAGGTCTGAGTGGCTCCAGGTTACCAGTCCCTTCCTCAGGAGTCTGCCCCTCAGCTCTGTTCAGGTTCCTCGCCCGTGCTTGGTGGGGAAGAGAATTCAGAAGTTATTTCTTGTGCTCCTCACAAAGAGAAACAACTAATATTCCCAGCAGCCCTATGCCTCTCCCTTCAGAGCAGGGCTGGCCATCGGCAGTTGAGTGCAAGAGTCCAAACTCCCAGGGGCCCCagttctggggaaggaggagatggTCAGTGTCCCATAGGCCCTGATAATAGCCTCCCAAATAAACCTGGAAATCAGCCCCCACAATTCTCTCCCTACTCTGAGGCCCATCTTACTGGGGAGAACAGCATCATACACACCAGCAGTGAAACCACTCTCCCGAGACACACATGGAAAACTCACACTGTGATGGGATCTGAATGGCTCCATGTTCTAtggaaaatgggggagggggagagactggaGGAATCTGCGTAAGGGGAGAGATGATGTTTCTAGGAGAACGTCAGGGTGAGGAGCTGTAGCACCTCTCATATTTGGGCTTCAATCCCTATTGTAATGCTCTGTGGGGGAGAGTTTGCAGCTGATGGACGATTCTTGAAATGAGCTCTCCAGGTCCCATTGGTGGAAAGGACAGAGCTGGTTCCCTACCTGCTCCAGGGGAAGAGCTTTGTGTTAGGAAGCAGCCCAAGGAGCTTTCAGTTGCTGACCAGTCCCAGGTCTCCTCTGCAGCTGGAAAATCTGCACCAAGACAAAAGGTCTTTGGTTGACAGCACATAGACCGAATGACTATCAGTGAGAGAAGCCCTTTCCCCTGCGCTGTAAATTACTCATTTATGGTCACTGTTGGATAGTGTGTTCCACAATGCACAAGAGGGGAAGCCATTTGGGTCTGGACACTtattttgtattatggtagcacaacTGTGATCAATGAACTGTAGCACCAGGTGCTGCACAAAATTACAGTGAGATCACCCTGATGTTGAAGAGCTTATACACTAAATACACAAAGGGACTGACAGAGCCTGAGCCAAAGGAGTAACTTGTTGTTTTAATAACTCGGACCAGAAATTGACCTAATTAGCCGTTTAATTGTAAAAACTGTGAGAAAGTTTATAATGTGTTACAATATCCTACAAgaataaatgttgatgggaaaaggtgaaaAATATAAAAAGGACGACAGAATTAGGACAAATACAAAAGGCCTATAATGCAATTCAGGGGCAGTGTTAAAATGACGGTTGTAAGCAAGAGAAATGTGGAACTGGACAGTAACGAACCAAAATGACTGAGTTTAATTTAGGCCTGACAGAAAATCAATGAGGGGCTGGGCTATTTTGCCCACTACTTCCTTTAAGGGTTtctcaaaagaaaacattttcggGGGACAATAAAAGAGAGGAAGTGAATGCAACCTTTGCTGACTGAAAAACAACGGCAATAGCAGGTGTGTGCCAACAGCTCTGCAGTGAGCGATACCATCACGCTGCCACCCTAATCCTGATTTTGGGACCCCAGATCTTCTTTGTCCTAATCCTAAGAGATGTCTTAACAAGAATGGACCAGAAAGAGGGAGCGGGAGGATACTGCCATCATTATCAATTCTGGCTAACTCCCCAAAATCACCTGGAATGTGAGATTTTTGTCCCCCTGTCCCTCTTAACTCCCATGAATTCCTTTTCATTCCCTGCATATTACTCCTCTTTCTTACTCTTCTCCCTCTGCCTTCTAGTAAATAAGAGTCTGCCTTAGCCTGCCAAAACTGCCATAGTTAGCATCCGTTCTGTAAGCCTGTGATCAAAGAGGCAGGGAAACGCATTGTCCAGAACAGACCAACGCTGGACACGTTTGCCAGGCAGGTCTCCAATTGGCTGA
Coding sequences within:
- the LOC127052777 gene encoding zinc finger protein 883-like encodes the protein MSVTFEDVAMYFSPAEWALLAEEQKQLYRYVMWENYQTLVSLAGIQTPKPVVISNIERGENLCVLRPTEDGDGDILRGTHPDFPDAEEIWDWSAIESSLGFFLTQSCFPGAARARNLNRAEGQTPEEGTGNLEPLRPFPGTSGKNHSKKSKRGRHHKRQGRPQRQRKNLTRKEPATSRGHQRRSRPDPKPAKGKAEFRKSLYSCRVCREEFKVQRDLISHHWMVHRKKELYHCSECGESFRRKKEFRAHGKAHRKKRDHPCSECGKIFHQLSNLIVHQRIHTGERPYHCAECGKRFLYLSAFTIHKRIHSGERPYACTECGNQFMDSSTLRNHQRIHSEKRPHRCNQCGKGFKLTSNLTRHQKIHSEERPFLCHECGKKFCLREHLIRHQMIHTGEQPHCCAKCGKKFSLLQSLRRHQETHSTERLHRCAECGKIFRHSNSLFKHQRVHTGKLHRCSDCGKGFVYIHHLTRHQRIHTGEKPYCCTECGKSFTQSSGLTNHQRIHSGERPYPCTQCGKCFAHSSSLTEHLKTHSGERPYSCIQCGKHFARSSSLTQHQRTHSGERPYSCAQCGKRFARSSYLTKHQSTHSE